In a genomic window of Aggregatimonas sangjinii:
- the murQ gene encoding N-acetylmuramic acid 6-phosphate etherase, with product MNYIKITETPSNHDNLEQLDTASILQKMNEEDQKVAAAVAEVIPQITKLVDTLTERFARGGRLFYIGAGTSGRLGILDASEIPPTFGMPHERVVGLIAGGDTAIRKAVENAEDDTQQAWPDLMAHDINSNDVVVGIAASGTTPYVLGGIAAAKEKGILTAGITNNPGSPLAKAADIPIEINVGPEFVTGSTRMKSGTSQKLALNMITTALMIRIGRVKGNKMVNMQMTNTKLVDRGTRYIMEGLGVDYSVAEALLKKHGSVKKALDAER from the coding sequence ATGAATTATATTAAAATAACCGAAACACCTTCCAACCACGATAATTTAGAGCAGCTCGACACCGCTTCGATTCTTCAAAAGATGAACGAAGAAGATCAAAAGGTGGCAGCGGCCGTCGCTGAGGTCATTCCACAGATTACCAAATTGGTCGATACCTTGACCGAGCGATTCGCAAGGGGCGGTCGATTGTTCTATATCGGCGCAGGCACTAGTGGCCGCTTGGGTATTCTGGATGCTTCCGAAATACCACCAACTTTCGGCATGCCGCACGAAAGGGTAGTGGGTTTGATTGCTGGGGGAGATACGGCCATTCGAAAGGCGGTTGAAAATGCTGAGGACGATACCCAACAAGCCTGGCCTGATTTGATGGCGCATGATATCAACAGCAATGATGTAGTAGTAGGTATCGCTGCATCGGGAACCACGCCTTATGTTTTGGGCGGTATTGCGGCCGCAAAGGAAAAAGGAATACTTACAGCGGGTATTACGAACAATCCGGGATCTCCTTTGGCCAAGGCGGCCGATATACCCATAGAAATAAATGTTGGCCCCGAGTTCGTTACGGGAAGTACCCGTATGAAAAGCGGTACTTCGCAAAAATTGGCCTTGAATATGATTACGACCGCCCTGATGATTCGTATTGGCCGAGTTAAAGGCAACAAAATGGTGAACATGCAAATGACCAATACCAAACTTGTTGATCGGGGAACTCGGTATATCATGGAGGGTTTGGGTGTGGACTATTCCGTTGCCGAAGCTTTGCTAAAAAAACATGGATCGGTAAAAAAGGCTTTGGATGCCGAACGCTAG
- a CDS encoding PQQ-dependent sugar dehydrogenase yields MKKSVLIICVSAMIFNISCAQKTENQISTATEVPFTAELLIDEMQIPWGMAFLPDGSMLITEKSGELIHFKDDTKTIVGNVPEVYARGQGGLLDIALHPDYENNGWIYLTYSSPEGEGKGGHTALLRAKFNDNSLINNQLLYKASPNTTKGQHFGSRIQFDDEGYLYFSIGERGARDENPQDIKRDGGKIYRLYDDGRIPEDNPFVGTEGAKTAIYSYGHRNPQGLVAHPETGDIWDHEHGPRGGDEINIIKKGANYGWPLVTYGINYSGTEITDKTEMEGMEQPIHYWVPSIAPSGMAFITSDNYGDWKGSLLVGSLAFQYLERLEMDGNTVVFREKLMEDLGRVRDVKEGPDGLIYVAVEGKGIYKLLPKD; encoded by the coding sequence ATGAAAAAAAGTGTGTTAATAATTTGTGTATCCGCCATGATTTTCAATATTTCTTGTGCTCAAAAAACTGAAAATCAGATAAGTACCGCTACAGAAGTACCGTTTACCGCGGAATTACTGATCGATGAAATGCAAATTCCATGGGGTATGGCGTTTTTACCCGACGGGAGCATGCTCATTACAGAAAAATCAGGTGAATTGATTCATTTTAAGGATGACACGAAAACCATTGTTGGAAATGTTCCTGAAGTGTATGCCAGAGGCCAAGGTGGACTGCTGGATATCGCCCTGCATCCCGACTACGAAAACAATGGTTGGATCTATCTTACCTACTCCTCTCCAGAGGGCGAGGGAAAAGGCGGGCATACGGCTCTGTTACGGGCAAAATTTAATGACAATTCACTGATCAACAATCAATTACTCTACAAAGCTTCACCTAATACTACAAAGGGACAACATTTTGGTTCGCGCATTCAATTCGACGATGAAGGCTATCTCTATTTTTCCATTGGTGAACGTGGGGCACGGGATGAAAACCCCCAAGATATTAAAAGGGATGGCGGTAAGATTTACCGCTTGTACGATGATGGGCGTATACCCGAAGACAACCCATTTGTTGGTACCGAGGGTGCCAAAACCGCCATTTACAGTTATGGCCATCGAAATCCGCAAGGTTTGGTAGCACACCCTGAGACCGGGGATATTTGGGACCACGAGCACGGACCCCGTGGAGGTGACGAAATCAATATTATAAAAAAAGGGGCCAATTACGGCTGGCCTTTGGTCACCTACGGCATCAATTATTCCGGTACCGAAATCACCGACAAAACGGAAATGGAAGGTATGGAACAACCCATTCACTATTGGGTACCCAGTATCGCTCCGAGCGGTATGGCGTTTATAACATCGGACAATTATGGCGATTGGAAAGGAAGCCTTTTGGTGGGCTCACTTGCCTTTCAATATCTGGAACGTTTGGAAATGGACGGCAACACCGTGGTTTTTCGTGAAAAGTTAATGGAAGATCTGGGAAGGGTACGCGATGTGAAAGAAGGCCCTGACGGCCTTATTTATGTAGCAGTTGAGGGAAAGGGAATCTATAAATTGCTACCAAAGGACTGA
- a CDS encoding c-type cytochrome, with the protein MNHVLLFLLCLLSTTQLFAQENEIPTSIERGAIVYKRNCAVCHSKKGTGKGKRIPPLAGSDYLMNNRIESIRAVKYGLEGKITVNGIVYDKEMKAVNLSEQEVADVMNYIRNTWGNQSDETVTATEVAAIQKD; encoded by the coding sequence ATGAACCACGTGCTACTCTTTCTACTCTGCCTCTTATCAACAACCCAACTATTTGCCCAAGAAAACGAAATACCCACAAGTATCGAAAGAGGGGCAATCGTTTATAAACGAAATTGTGCTGTTTGTCATTCCAAGAAAGGTACAGGAAAGGGAAAGCGCATTCCCCCTTTAGCGGGCTCGGATTACCTCATGAATAATCGAATCGAAAGTATTCGAGCCGTAAAATATGGTTTAGAGGGGAAAATTACGGTCAATGGAATCGTATACGATAAGGAGATGAAGGCCGTAAACCTAAGCGAACAGGAGGTAGCCGATGTGATGAACTACATTAGGAACACCTGGGGGAATCAGTCGGACGAGACGGTTACTGCTACCGAAGTCGCTGCAATTCAAAAAGACTAG
- a CDS encoding c-type cytochrome, producing MVKRFSLKYLFLVASVATCFSQEPDVAQSIARGSEIYTDFCVTCHLTQGEGVAGVFPPLADSDYLRENREASIRGIKFGQQGELVVNGETYDGVMAPMGLEDEEIADVMNYILNSFENRSDTIVTVDEVAAIAEK from the coding sequence ATGGTAAAAAGGTTTTCGCTCAAATACTTATTCCTAGTCGCAAGTGTTGCGACATGCTTTTCGCAAGAACCGGATGTAGCGCAAAGCATAGCACGCGGTAGTGAAATCTATACCGATTTTTGCGTAACCTGCCACCTGACCCAGGGCGAAGGTGTAGCCGGTGTTTTCCCGCCTTTGGCCGATTCCGATTACCTCAGGGAAAATAGGGAGGCCAGTATTCGTGGCATCAAATTCGGACAGCAAGGTGAATTAGTGGTCAACGGTGAAACCTATGATGGAGTTATGGCGCCCATGGGTCTTGAAGATGAGGAGATTGCGGATGTTATGAACTACATTTTGAATTCCTTTGAAAATCGTTCCGATACTATAGTCACTGTGGATGAAGTGGCCGCAATCGCAGAAAAATAA